TTATTACATTTCATTTACCTATATTATACCCTCTATTTATTAAAGAAATTATATAAAAAAGACCTCGAACAAAGTCAAGGCCTTTTTTTATCACTTTCTAATTATAATTTCATCACAATATTCTCCCATACTTCTTTTAACTTCGTTTATTATATTATCTTTAAATGGAGTTAAAACTCCCTTTCCTATTATAACAGAATCCCCATCTCTAAAATTTTGTATGGCATATCTCTTAGAACCACTTAACATCTTACCTATATCTATTAAATCCTGCTGAGTCAATAATTCATTACAAACAGTAGTCCTAAATTCATAATCTATATCACTATTTTTTATTATATCAATGCTTTTATATATGGGTTTTATATCTAAATCTACATTAACTACATCTTTATATTTATCTAACGGTGCCTTTATATCCATCGCTATATAATCTAAAAGCTCTTCATCTAAAAGTGTATTTAATAGTTCATAGTTGGTACCATTGGTATCTAATTTTACTAAAAAGCCCTTTTCTTTAATCTTTTTTATAAAACTATAAAGCCCTTGATGTAGTGTAGGTTCTCCTCCAGAAATACATAGAGCATTTATATATTTGTTTCTTTTTTCTAGATACGATATTATAAACTTTTCTGATATTTCTTCACCAGTATTGTATACTAAATGGGAATTATGACAATATGAACACCTAAAATTACATCCTGCTGTAAATACTACCGTAGAAATCTTATCTGGATAATCTATAAATGATGACTTCTGCATCCCTTTAAATATCAAATATCTCAACTCCCTATTACAAAGCTTTACTTATTTCAAATTCTAATCTATCTTTATATTCTTCTCTCTTTCCTTTATTCCAAGACTGTACAGGCCTGTGAAATCCTACAACTCTAGTCCACACTTCAGTTTCATTTCCACATTTAGGACATGTAAAATGCTCTCCTTTTATATATCCATGTTCACTACAAATACTATAAGTAGGAGTAACTGTAAAATATGGAATCCTACTATTTTCAAAAGCTTTTTTTATCAAATTTTTAGTAGCCTCAATACTGTGTATCTCTTCTCCAATAAATCCATGGAATACTGTTCCCCCTGTATATAATGTTTGTAATCTCTCTTGTAATTCTAATGCCTCAAAAACATCTTTAGTATGGTCCACTGGTAATTGGGTAGAATTAGTATAATATGGCTCATCATCTCCTTGCGTGACTATATTCGGATACATTCTTTTATCCATCCTAGCAAATCTATATGCAGCACCTTCAGCAGGTGATGCCTCTAAATTCCAAAGACTACCAGTCTCTTCTTGAAATATTTGTATTACTCTATTCATAAATTCCATTATATCTATAGCAAATTCTTGTCCTTCTTCACTAGTTATATCTTTGCTTAAAAAATTTAAGCAAGCTTCATTCATTCCATTTAATCCTATGGTACTAAAATGATTTTTAAAGTACTCACCATGGGCATCCTTTATCCCTTGAAGATAGTATTTAGAATATGGATACAACCCAACTTCCATATACCTTTCTAATACTTTTCTTTTGGATTCGCATATAGTCTTTGCCTTTTCCATAAGCATCTTTACTTTTCTTTTAAATTCTTCTTTAGTATTAGATAAATACCCTATTCTAGCCATATTTAATGTCACCACATTTATAGACCCTGTAAGAGGATTTGCTCCAAATAAGCCACCACCTCTTTTTCTCAATTCTCTATTATCTAATCTAAGTCTACAACACATGCTTCTAACATCTTCAGGCGAAAGATCACTATTTATAAAATTAGCAAAATATGGTGTCCCATATTTTCTAGTCATCTCCATTATTATATTTGATATTTCAGAATCCCAAGGAAAATCTCTAGTTATATTTATAGTGGGTATTGGAAAACTAAAGCATCTTCCAGCACCATCTCCCTCTATCATAACTTCACAGTATGCCCTATTGAACATATCCATCTCTTCTTGAAATTCCCCATATGTTTCCTCTTTTCTTTTTCCACCTATAATTACAGGTACATTTTTAAGCATTGGATGGGGAGCAATATCTAATGTTATATTTGTAAAAGGTGTTTGAAATCCTACTCTAGTAGGTATATTAAGATTAAATATAAATCCTTGAACCGCATCCTTAACCTCATTATATGAAAGCCCATCATATCTAATAAATGGAGCTACATATGTATCCAAAGAACTTATGGCCTGTGCTCCAGCCGCCTCTCCTTGAAGTGTATATAACCAATTCACTATTTGTCCCAACAATGACCTAAAGTGTTTAGCTGGTTTTGATTCTATCTTTCCATTAGCTCCTTTAAACCCATTTATTAAAAGTCCTTCTAAATCCCATCCACAACAATATGGAGCCAATAGGCCTAAATCATGTATATGTAGATCTCCATTTGTATGGGCATCCCTAAGTTTTTTTGTATATATCTTTTGCAACCAATACTTTTTTGTCACAGCTTCAACTATATGATTATTAAGTCCCTGTAAACTAAAACCCATATTGGCATTTTCTTTTATTCTCCAATCATCTAAAGAGACATAATCATCTACCATCCTTTCTCCATCCATCAAAAGATTTTCAACTTCTCTGATTTCTTCATGTCTATTCCTATAGAGTATATATGCTTTAGCTGTCCTCGCATGTCCCTCTTCTATAAGTACCTTTTCTACTATATCTTGAATATCTTCAACAGTAGGTACTCCAGCTCCAAAGGCTTCTTCAGATATTTGTACTACCATATTAGCCAAATCTCTAGCCTTTTTTCTATCACTACCTCCAACAGATTTAGCTGCTTTAAAAATAGCATTTTCTATTTTCAATGGATCAAAATCTACTATACTACCATCCCTTTTTTGTACTTTTTTAGCCATAAAATCTCCTCCAAATTATATAAAATAAAAAAAACCGGCAGAGTTCCGCCGGAATGTACCATTAAAATGGCCATAACAATCCCATATTAAATTAGCCTTCCCTCCGAAGAATCTTATCTCTTTTTTAGGCAGGTCTCCTGACTTAAGCATCATCCTACACTTTAACCTTCCCATGATAATACATAGTGGTATATAAAAGTTTCGTCAGCAATTACAGTAGCGGGGGCTGTAGAGGTTTTTCACCTCTTTCCCTTTTAATTTTTACTATTGTAAATCAAAACCTAAAAAAGCTTGTTATCTTTTTCTATAATTATAGCAAAAAAAATCTACAATAACAACATACTTAAATAACAATATTATAAAAATAGTGTTATTTACATTAACCCTGGAACAAGCATAGGAATATAAAGCAATAGTAGTAAAACCACTACTAATCCTATAAGATAAGGTATGATTGCCTTTGTTATTTCTTCTAGTGAAAGATTTGTTATTGATGAAGCTACATAAAGATTAATTGCTACTGGTGGAGTTATCATGCCTATTGCTAATCCAACAACCATAACTAATCCAAAGTGTACTAAACTTATATCTAGCTGATTTATTAATGGCAAAAATACAGGTGTTAATATTATAAGGGCTGATGCTGTCTCCATAAATACTCCAGTTATTAATATTATCATAGTTATTAGTAGCATTATAATATATCTATTGGTAGACAATGATAATACGCCATTAGCTATAATAGTAGGAATATTCCAATTAGCCAATATCCAACTCAATATAGATGAAGTAGCTATTATAAACATTATCACAGCCATAGTCATAGCTGATTTACAAATAATTCCATATAAATCCTTCAATTTCATATCTTTATATATAAATAAAGATACTATTAACGCGTAGTTCACTGCAATAACCGCTGCCTCCGATGGGGTGAAGAATCCTGAAAAAATACCTCCTAAAATTATCACAGGTGTCATAATTCCCCATATAGCATCTTTGAAAGTTCTAAATATATTTCTCGGTGAAAACTTAGCTCCTTTAGGATAATTTCTTTTATATGCTTGCACTATAGCAATTCCTATTAGCATTATTCCCATCATAACTCCAGGTATAAACCCATTTAAAAACAATTTAGCTACTGATTGATCGGATATTACTGCATATAATATCATAGGCACAGAAGGTGGTATCACTACTCCAATAGTTCCACTAGCTGCTATTAAAGCCGCTGAAGAAGCCTCATCATAACCCTTTTTCTTTAATTCGGGAACTAATGTTGTACCTACTGCAGCAGTAGTAGCAGCTCCTGAACCTGATATAGCAGCAAAAAACATACCTGCTAATACTGCCACTATAGAAAGTCCACCTTTTAAAAAACCAAATATTGCATCTGAAAATTCTACTAATTTTTCAGAAACTTTACCTTTTGCCAATAAATCACCTGCCAATATAAAAAAAGGTACAGCAATTAATGGAAAGCTATCAGTTCCAGCAAACATCCTCTGAGTAATTATTACCAAAGGCATACCTTGGTCTATCAATACTACCATAGAAGATAATGCTATAGCAATTGCAACTGGGATACCCAATAAAATTAATACAAAAAAAGATAAAAATAATATAATAGCCATTATCTAGCCACCTCCTCTAACCCAAATACTTCTTCTAATATAGCAGTAATACCATGTATGATCATTATTATAAATCCTATTGGTATAACTAAATATACCCATCTCATAGAAACTCTTAAAGCTGCTGAGACTTGATGCGCTTGCATGTTCATGTATCTAAATCCGAATAATACTGACACTATAAAAAATATAATAGAAAACAATATACTACATACAACAATAATTTTTCTGATGTTTTTAGGAAAACTATTAACTAAAAAGGTAACAGATATATGCATACCTCTCTTGTATGCCAATGTAGTTCCTAAAAATGTAGCCCATACAAGGAGATACCTGGCCAATTCTTCAGTCCATGTCAATGCATCAAAAAATACCCTGAAAATTATTTGAAGAGATATGGATATTATCATACCTATTATAATTAAAAATACTATCTTATTTACCAATCTATCCATCCCATTGCTTAATCTTTTAAAAAACAATAATAAATCCATAAACACACTCTCCTCACTTTTAATTAGAGCCCTGATCATCCAAGTCAGGGCTCTCCATTTATTGATTTAATTCTGATTGAATTCTTTCTATATATTGTCCATATTTTTCTCCATACTGTTGATAGACTGGCTTAACAGCCTCTTTAAATGCATCGATATCAGGATGAACTACCTTCATACCTTTTTCCTTTAATTCTTTTATCTGAGTTTCTTCATTTTCCTTATTAATTTTTCTTTCATATTCGGCAGCTTCTTGTGCTGATTCAGAAATAATATCTTGAACTTCCTTTGGTAGTTCCTCAAATTTATTTAAACTCATTATTATAGTCGCAGGTGCATAGGTATGTCTAGTCATCGATAGATATTGTTGAGTTTCATATAGTTTAAATGAATAAATTACATTTACAGGATTTTCTTGTCCATCTATAGTACCTTGTTGTAAAGCAGTTAAAGCCTCAGTCCATGCCATTGGTACTGCATTTGTCCCTAGATTTTTAAAAGTATCTATATATACTGGATTTTCCATAACTCTTATCTTTAATCCTTCCATATCCGATGGTGTGTTTACAGGATTTTTTGAATTAGTCAAATTTCTAAATCCTCTTTCTGCATATGCTAAACCCTTTAAATTAACCTCCTCTAATTTATCAAGTAACTCTTTTCCCACTGGTCCATCTAAGATTTTATATGCTTCTTCAGGGCTTCCAAATAAAAATGGCAATTCAAATACAGCTATATCTTCAACAAAGTTGGCTACTGGGCCATTGGTTATAACTCCCATATCTACAGTTCCCATTTGCATTCCCTCTAATAATGTTCTCTCGTCTCCCAATGTAGCATTTGGATATATCTCTATATTAACCTTACCTTCAGTTTTTGTTTCAACAAGCTCTTTAAATTTGCTAGCAGCTATATGAAATCCATCTTTTTCATTAACCACATGGGCTAGCTTAAGTGTTATAGGTTCTGTAATCTCACCTGTTGAATTATCTTCACTTGCATCTTTACTAGCTTTATCACTGCCACATCCTGATACTAATGTCAATACTATTACCATACTCAATATTAATGCTAATATTTTTTTCATGCTAAATTCCCCCCTTATTATCTTAAAACTGCACCTGTACTAGCCGATGTAACTAATTTACTATATCTATATAAATAACTGCCCTCCTCTGCTTTAGGTTTAGGCTGAGTCCAATTCTTTAATCTATCTTTTATCTCTTGGTCTGAAAGTTCTACCTTCAGTACTCTATTAGGTATATCTATCTCTATAATATCTCCTTCTTGTATTATGGCTATAATACCACCTTCACTGGCTTCAGGAGAAACGTGGCCTATACAAGGACCTCTAGTACCTCCTGAAAATCTTCCATCAGTAATCAATGCCACTGATTTTTCTAATCCCATACCTGCAATGGCAGCGGTAGGACTTAACATTTCTCTCATTCCTGGTCCACCCTTTGGTCCTTCATATCTTATTACTACCACATCTCCTGACCTAATATCTTTTCTCATTATGGCTTCATATGCCTCTTCTTCTGATTCAAACACCCTAGCTGGTCCCCTATGAGTCATCATTTCAGATTCCACTGCGGACTGTTTAATTACTGCACCATCTGGCGCTAAGTTTCCTTTGAGTATGGCTATTCCTCCTTCTTCTTTATAGGCATTATCTAATCCCCTTATAACTCTTTCATCTAATATATTGTCATTTGCAAAATTCTGTTGGATTGTCTTTCCAGTTACAGTAATTTCATCAGTAGATATTAATCCAGCCTTGCTTAGCTCATTTAATACAGCAGAAACACCCCCAGCATTATCAAGATCTTGCATACTATGCACACCAGCTGGGCTAATTTTAGTTATATTAGGTACATCTCTACTTATAACATCAAAATCTTCCAATGTTAAGTCTACTCTTGCTTCCTTAGCTATAGCTAATAAATGTAAGCAGGTATTTGTAGATCCACCTATGGCCATGTCCAATGTTATAGCGTTTTTAAATGCTCCTAACGTCATTATATCTCTAGGTTTAATATTATCTTTAACTAATTCTACAGCCCTCATACCTGCCTTTTTAGCTAATTGTTTTCTCCTTCCAAATGGAGCTGGTATAGTGCCATTTCCTGGCAATGCAATCCCCAATGCTTCAGCCAAAGAATTCATAGTATTTGCAGTAAATAATCCGGCGCAACTCCCACATGTTGGACAAGAGTGAGCTTCAATTTCATTAAGTTCATCAATGGAAATATCTCCATTGGCATAACCCCCTACTGCTTCAAATGACCCCCTTATTAAATCAACAGTCTTTCCCCTATGTTGACCAGTCAGCATTGGACCTCCACTTATATATATAGATGGTATATTCAATCTAGCAGCTCCCATAAGCATACCTGGTACTATCTTGTCACAATTGCCCACCAATACTAATCCATCAAATTTATGACCCATGGCCATAGCTTCTATAGAATCTGCTATAAGTTCCCTTGTAGAAAGGGGATACTTCATTCCACTGTGATTCATAGCT
This DNA window, taken from Clostridiisalibacter paucivorans DSM 22131, encodes the following:
- a CDS encoding anaerobic ribonucleoside-triphosphate reductase activating protein, giving the protein MIFKGMQKSSFIDYPDKISTVVFTAGCNFRCSYCHNSHLVYNTGEEISEKFIISYLEKRNKYINALCISGGEPTLHQGLYSFIKKIKEKGFLVKLDTNGTNYELLNTLLDEELLDYIAMDIKAPLDKYKDVVNVDLDIKPIYKSIDIIKNSDIDYEFRTTVCNELLTQQDLIDIGKMLSGSKRYAIQNFRDGDSVIIGKGVLTPFKDNIINEVKRSMGEYCDEIIIRK
- a CDS encoding ribonucleoside triphosphate reductase, with product MAKKVQKRDGSIVDFDPLKIENAIFKAAKSVGGSDRKKARDLANMVVQISEEAFGAGVPTVEDIQDIVEKVLIEEGHARTAKAYILYRNRHEEIREVENLLMDGERMVDDYVSLDDWRIKENANMGFSLQGLNNHIVEAVTKKYWLQKIYTKKLRDAHTNGDLHIHDLGLLAPYCCGWDLEGLLINGFKGANGKIESKPAKHFRSLLGQIVNWLYTLQGEAAGAQAISSLDTYVAPFIRYDGLSYNEVKDAVQGFIFNLNIPTRVGFQTPFTNITLDIAPHPMLKNVPVIIGGKRKEETYGEFQEEMDMFNRAYCEVMIEGDGAGRCFSFPIPTINITRDFPWDSEISNIIMEMTRKYGTPYFANFINSDLSPEDVRSMCCRLRLDNRELRKRGGGLFGANPLTGSINVVTLNMARIGYLSNTKEEFKRKVKMLMEKAKTICESKRKVLERYMEVGLYPYSKYYLQGIKDAHGEYFKNHFSTIGLNGMNEACLNFLSKDITSEEGQEFAIDIMEFMNRVIQIFQEETGSLWNLEASPAEGAAYRFARMDKRMYPNIVTQGDDEPYYTNSTQLPVDHTKDVFEALELQERLQTLYTGGTVFHGFIGEEIHSIEATKNLIKKAFENSRIPYFTVTPTYSICSEHGYIKGEHFTCPKCGNETEVWTRVVGFHRPVQSWNKGKREEYKDRLEFEISKAL
- a CDS encoding TRAP transporter large permease, which encodes MAIILFLSFFVLILLGIPVAIAIALSSMVVLIDQGMPLVIITQRMFAGTDSFPLIAVPFFILAGDLLAKGKVSEKLVEFSDAIFGFLKGGLSIVAVLAGMFFAAISGSGAATTAAVGTTLVPELKKKGYDEASSAALIAASGTIGVVIPPSVPMILYAVISDQSVAKLFLNGFIPGVMMGIMLIGIAIVQAYKRNYPKGAKFSPRNIFRTFKDAIWGIMTPVIILGGIFSGFFTPSEAAVIAVNYALIVSLFIYKDMKLKDLYGIICKSAMTMAVIMFIIATSSILSWILANWNIPTIIANGVLSLSTNRYIIMLLITMIILITGVFMETASALIILTPVFLPLINQLDISLVHFGLVMVVGLAIGMITPPVAINLYVASSITNLSLEEITKAIIPYLIGLVVVLLLLLYIPMLVPGLM
- a CDS encoding TRAP transporter small permease gives rise to the protein MDLLLFFKRLSNGMDRLVNKIVFLIIIGMIISISLQIIFRVFFDALTWTEELARYLLVWATFLGTTLAYKRGMHISVTFLVNSFPKNIRKIIVVCSILFSIIFFIVSVLFGFRYMNMQAHQVSAALRVSMRWVYLVIPIGFIIMIIHGITAILEEVFGLEEVAR
- a CDS encoding TRAP transporter substrate-binding protein yields the protein MKKILALILSMVIVLTLVSGCGSDKASKDASEDNSTGEITEPITLKLAHVVNEKDGFHIAASKFKELVETKTEGKVNIEIYPNATLGDERTLLEGMQMGTVDMGVITNGPVANFVEDIAVFELPFLFGSPEEAYKILDGPVGKELLDKLEEVNLKGLAYAERGFRNLTNSKNPVNTPSDMEGLKIRVMENPVYIDTFKNLGTNAVPMAWTEALTALQQGTIDGQENPVNVIYSFKLYETQQYLSMTRHTYAPATIIMSLNKFEELPKEVQDIISESAQEAAEYERKINKENEETQIKELKEKGMKVVHPDIDAFKEAVKPVYQQYGEKYGQYIERIQSELNQ
- the ilvD gene encoding dihydroxy-acid dehydratase, with the translated sequence MRSSEITKGVARAPHRSLMYAMGYLPEDLNKPLIGVVNAHNEIIPGHFHLNEIAQAVKLGISAGGGTPVEFPVIGICDGIAMNHSGMKYPLSTRELIADSIEAMAMGHKFDGLVLVGNCDKIVPGMLMGAARLNIPSIYISGGPMLTGQHRGKTVDLIRGSFEAVGGYANGDISIDELNEIEAHSCPTCGSCAGLFTANTMNSLAEALGIALPGNGTIPAPFGRRKQLAKKAGMRAVELVKDNIKPRDIMTLGAFKNAITLDMAIGGSTNTCLHLLAIAKEARVDLTLEDFDVISRDVPNITKISPAGVHSMQDLDNAGGVSAVLNELSKAGLISTDEITVTGKTIQQNFANDNILDERVIRGLDNAYKEEGGIAILKGNLAPDGAVIKQSAVESEMMTHRGPARVFESEEEAYEAIMRKDIRSGDVVVIRYEGPKGGPGMREMLSPTAAIAGMGLEKSVALITDGRFSGGTRGPCIGHVSPEASEGGIIAIIQEGDIIEIDIPNRVLKVELSDQEIKDRLKNWTQPKPKAEEGSYLYRYSKLVTSASTGAVLR